The sequence below is a genomic window from Photobacterium atrarenae.
TAAAGCCGCCAACAAAGCCGGGAAGTACGTCGGGATTTGTGGTCAGGGTCCGTCGGATCACGAAGATCTGGCGGACTGGTTAATGGAGCAGGGCATCGACTCTGTCTCGCTGAACCCGGATACTGTGGTTGAAACCTGGCTGCACCTGGGTGAAAAACACGCATAAATAACCGGCTGACCGTATTCGGTTCACTGTCTGGTCCGCACCTGTCCCTGGCTGACGCAAGTCGCCAAGGCAGGTGCGGACTTTTTTGTATGGGCGCAATAGTGATCTCAATCGTCACGGTTTGATGCGATTGGTATAATATGTAATAAGTTTGATAATAAACTTGGGCTCAGTTAGTATCCCTGAGTCACAGTTGGAATTGATGAAGGGCGAATGAAACCAAAGATTTACCTGATCCCGGGTACCATGTGCACCGCGCTGTTGTGGTGTCGTCTGATGCCATACCTGGAATCTGCTGTTGAGATCATTCCCCTGCCACCGTATCAGCATGCCTCGCCATCAGCATATTTCAGCCAATTGCGACAGTTGCTGCCTCAAAGGCCGGTTAATCTGGTCGGTTTTTCACTCGGGGGCTATCTTGCTGCCAGTTTTAGCACCCAGTTTCCGGCGCAGGTTCAACAGCTGTTCGTAATTTCTAACACGCCCTGTGCACTAAGCGACACGGAACTGACCGCGCGACAGCAAGCTCTGGTGCTGGTGGATCGTTATGGGTACAAGGGGATCAGTCGCAAACGGGCGGCTGATCTTTTGGATCGCCAAGCTTCATCGTGTCCGCTTGCTGAGCCGAATCATACCAGCGCAGATGAAGCATTGATTGACATCATTGTTGAAATGGATCGCGTGTTGGGTGAGTCGACATTCAGGCTTCAATTGCAGACTGCCTCGGCAAGGCAAGATCTGATGGCGGACTTATTGGCGGCTGGCGTGCCCACCACGTTTTACTACAGCGAAGGAGATCCGCTACTCCAGACCGACTGGTTTCAGCGCTTGCAAACCAGGGCTCAGGATAGACATATCGGTTTGCTGCCGACATCCGGGCGCGGGCATATGCTGCCGCTGGAAAAACCGAATGAGCTGGCTGTGCACCTGCTGAACTGGCTGGGCTTGGATGACTTGCAATAGTCGCGTTTATCCAAGCTGTGCCCCGTCGATGTTTGTTGCGTGAAACAACTGTACATCACATTAAATTTATGGAATCCCAACAGGAGTTTGCGTGTATCAATCTGCGTTGCTGTTTGTCAAAGGAGAAGCCGGGCGATTCTTTTTCGTCAACGGTTTTACCGCGCTGGCGTTCTCTTTTATTTTGCCCATTATGAGTCTGTTTCTGGTCAAACAGCTCGGTTTGGATCCGAGCTATATCGGGGTGTATACCGTCAGTGTCGCTTTGTCGGGGATGGTGATCAGCCACCGCCTCGGTGCGTTATCGGATCGGGGCGTGCAGGACAAGAAGCTGTTTCTGCTGGGTGTCGCGGGGATTGCAATGGCCGCGCTGTGTTTTTCGATGGCGACGGCGTTCTGGCAGGTGCTGTTGACCGGCGTGCTGTTTATGGGGCTGG
It includes:
- a CDS encoding alpha/beta fold hydrolase gives rise to the protein MKPKIYLIPGTMCTALLWCRLMPYLESAVEIIPLPPYQHASPSAYFSQLRQLLPQRPVNLVGFSLGGYLAASFSTQFPAQVQQLFVISNTPCALSDTELTARQQALVLVDRYGYKGISRKRAADLLDRQASSCPLAEPNHTSADEALIDIIVEMDRVLGESTFRLQLQTASARQDLMADLLAAGVPTTFYYSEGDPLLQTDWFQRLQTRAQDRHIGLLPTSGRGHMLPLEKPNELAVHLLNWLGLDDLQ